From a single Peromyscus maniculatus bairdii isolate BWxNUB_F1_BW_parent chromosome 4, HU_Pman_BW_mat_3.1, whole genome shotgun sequence genomic region:
- the Rbbp9 gene encoding serine hydrolase RBBP9, whose protein sequence is MEVPSKAVIVPGNGGGDVATHGWYGWVRKRLEQIPGFQCLAKNMPDPITARESIWLPFMETELHCDEKTIIVGHSSGAIAAMRYAETHQVYALVLVSAYTSDLGDENERASGYFSRPWQWEKIKANCPHIVQFGSTDDPFLPWKEQEEVADRLDAKLYKFTDRGHFQNTEFHELISVVKSMLKVPE, encoded by the exons ATGGAGGTCCCTAGCAAGGCAGTGATTGTTCCCGGGAACGGAGGCGGGGATGTGGCCACCCACGGCTGGTACGGGTGGGTGAGAAAGAGGCTGGAACAG ATTCCTGGTTTCCAGTGTTTGGCTAAAAACATGCCTGACCCAA TTACAGCCCGAGAGAGCATCTGGCTGCCCTTCATGGAGACAGAGCTGCACTGTGATGAGAAGACCATCATCGTAGGCCACAGCTCCGGGGCCATCGCAGCCATGAG GTACGCAGAGACACATCAGGTATATGCCCTTGTATTGGTGTCTGCGTATACTTCAGACTTGGGGGATGAAAACGAGCGTGCAAGTG ggtACTTCAGCCgcccctggcagtgggagaaGATCAAGGCCAACTGCCCTCACATTGTACAGTTTGGCTCCACTGATGACCCCTTCCTTCCCTGGAAGGAACAAGAAGAAGTGGCAGATAGGCTGGATGCCAAATTGTACAAGTTCACCGACCGTGGTCACTTTCAGAACACAGAGTTTCATGAACTGATTAGTGTGGTGAAGTCTATGCTCAAAGTACCAGAATAG